In Lotus japonicus ecotype B-129 chromosome 5, LjGifu_v1.2, one genomic interval encodes:
- the LOC130719587 gene encoding early nodulin-like protein 7 has translation MEVSQQDYVHCNINSAKASYHSGSDSITLTKPGNFYFICSKNGHCLAGQKFHIAVHHPDQHPSSLLDTTPPSNGSVCDEGSVLLLVSNIVTAPVGSNPRSNDGDILSASCLTHTIALVMVLCTCFLV, from the coding sequence ATGGAGGTAAGCCAACAAGACTATGTTCACTGCAACATAAATTCTGCAAAGGCCTCCTACCACTCTGGCTCCGACTCCATCACACTAACCAAGCCAGGCAACTTTTACTTCATTTGTAGCAAAAATGGTCATTGCCTAGCTGGACAGAAGTTTCACATTGCGGTCCATCATCCTGATCAACATCCATCAAGCCTACTTGACACTACTCCTCCCAGTAATGGCAGTGTCTGCGATGAAGGATCAGTGTTACTATTAGTGTCGAACATTGTTACTGCACCAGTAGGTTCCAACCCAAGAAGCAACGATGGTGATATTCTCAGTGCTTCATGTCTCACCCACACCATTGCACTTGTTATGGTATTATGCACTTGCTTTCTAGTTTGA
- the LOC130720597 gene encoding ribosome-recycling factor, chloroplastic, with product MAATSFSPATPVRSIFQNPPKTTLFLPESFYGVKRSSISASASYVTLKLSRTLTLSAKPILSHRRMGIVRAATMEEIEAEKKAIEKDVRNRMEKTIENVRSNFNSIRTGRSNPSMLDKIEVEYYGAPASLKSIAQISTPDGSSLLVQPYDKSSLKAIEKAIVSSDLGMTPNNDGEVIRLSIPQLTSDRRKELSKVVSKQTEEGKVALRNIRRDALKAYEKLEKEKKLSEDNVKDLSSDLQKLTDEYIKKVETIYKQKEKELLTV from the exons ATGGCAGCAACCTCCTTCTCTCCGGCAACTCCTGTCCGCTCCATCTTCCAAAACCCTCCCAAAACCACTCTCTTCCTTCCTG AGTCCTTTTATGGCGTCAAACGCTCTTCAATCTCTGCTTCAGCAAGCTATGTCACTCTCAAGCTCTCTCGAACCCTCACTCTCTCTGCCAAACCCATCCTTTCTCACAGGAG AATGGGAATTGTGAGGGCTGCTACTATGGAGGAAATTGAAGCTGAAAAGAAAGCTATTGAGAAAGATGTT AGGAACAGGATGGAAAAGACTATTGAAAATGTTCGTTCGAATTTCAATTCCATAAGGACTGGGAGATCAAACCCATCTATGCTTGACAAAATTGAG GTGGAATATTATGGTGCTCCAGCTAGCCTGAAGAGCATTGCTCAAATTAGCACTCCTGATGGCAGTTCTCTTTTAGTACAGCCGTACGACAAATCAAG CTTGAAGGCTATAGAGAAAGCCATAGTTAGCTCTGATCTTGGTATGACTCCAAATAATGATGGAGAAGTGATACGGCTGAGTATCCCTCAATTGACATCTGACAGAAGAAAG GAACTATCAAAGGTAGTGTCTAAACAAACTGAAGAAGGGAAG GTGGCTTTAAGGAATATAAGAAGAGATGCATTGAAAGCTTATGAAAAACTTGAAAAG GAAAAAAAGCTTTCAGAAGATAATGTGAAGGATTTATCAAGTGATTTGCAG AAGCTGACAGATGAGTACATAAAGAAGGTGGAAACCATCTACAAACAGAAAGAAAAG GAGTTGCTGACAGTTTGA